One region of Primulina tabacum isolate GXHZ01 chromosome 1, ASM2559414v2, whole genome shotgun sequence genomic DNA includes:
- the LOC142541720 gene encoding transcription factor HHO6-like → MGVGSKICPELSLDCPSSSRYFVQKPIRKFLEDVSRICSVSEKISKLDEFVIRLQDEMKKIYGFKRELPFCMLLLNDAIVMMKDELMKCRRSSTQPLLKEFIPLKKDEEVESVKEKTLTNINDERTWKNSLQLGNLNNNHHFGNLGFDDSKQMLKPDKSKKRAKEEMNHALEIMMKEENNESSLGSNLKAEDKQHTKKQRRSWSPELHHRFVEALLKLGGAGAATPRLIRENMAVEGLTLDQVKSHLQKYRIHTKKSTPSSNIQPVGYGSLRLPQEPLGESLLKLSSSQSGSSHGPSLLTGSSHGTSTTTGRDTIVEEDDDERSETHSWRSQLQRCVG, encoded by the exons ATGGGTGTGGGATCAAAAATTTGCCCAGAACTCAGCTTGGATTGCCCGTCGTCATCGAGATATTTCGTTCAAAAACCAATCAGGAAGTTTCTTGAAGATGTTTCGAGGATTTGTAGTGTGTCCGAGAAGATTTCGAAGCTCGATGAATTTGTTATTAGGTTGCAAGATGAGATGAAGAAGATCTATGGGTTTAAAAGAGAGCTCCCTTTTTGCATGCTCCTTTTGAACGATG CAATTGTGATGATGAAGGATGAGTTAATGAAGTGCAGAAGATCAAGTACGCAGCCATTGTTGAAAGAATTCATACCATTGAAGAAAGATGAAGAAGTTGAAAGTGTAAAAGAGAAAACTCTCACAAATATCAATGATGAAAGGACTTGGAAGAATTCTCTGCAGTTGGGGAACTTAAACAACAATCACCATTTCGGAAATTTGGGTTTCGATGACAGCAAGCAGATGTTAAAACCAGATAAAAGTAAAAAG AGAGCTAAAGAAGAAATGAATCATGCATTAGAGATCATGATGAAAGAAGAGAACAATGAATCATCTCTCGGTTCAAATTTAAAGGCTGAGGATAAACAGCATACTAAGAAACAGCGGAGAAGTTGGTCACCTGAATTGCATCACCGGTTTGTGGAAGCCTTGCTCAAGCTCGGGGGTGCTGGAG CTGCTACACCTAGGTTGATAAGAGAAAACATGGCAGTCGAAGGTCTCACACTCGATCAAGTAAAGAGCCATCTTCAA AAATATCGCATCCACACCAAAAAATCTACTCCTTCGTCCAATATCCAACCTGTTGGCTATGGAAGTTTAAGGTTGCCCCAAGAACCACTTGGTGAATCCTTGTTGAAACTAAGCAGTTCTCAATCCGGATCATCTCACGGCCCTTCGCTGCTGACGGGTTCCTCTCATGGTACATCCACCACGACCGGCAGGGATACCATTGTGGAAGAAGATGACGATGAAAGATCAGAGACCCACAGCTGGAGGAGCCAACTTCAGAgatgtgttgggtaa
- the LOC142541711 gene encoding peroxidase 10-like yields the protein MDCKTFNPSSFFFIVFSSMFLIRSQPDALYYGKSDGPLSYNFYARSCPQLAMIVSRGVWAAFQNDNRIGASLLRLHFHDCFVDGCEGSVLLDDTKEFKGEKNAGPNRNSVRGFDVIDNIKAELEKCCPSTVSCVDILTLAARDAVFQSGGPFWPVSLGRLDGFTAAEKSANEQLPSPFEHLDAITAKFVAKGLDMKDMVVLSGGHTIGFAQCFTFKRRLFDFKNTGKPDPSLDTSFLTNLQGACPNVAKSNSNLNPLDFQSIYRFDNLYFKNLVNNTGLLESDQALLGDPKTAALVKDYSRDPFLFAKDFAASMMKLGNIGVLTGQAGEIRKKCGSVN from the exons ATGGATTGTAAAACCTTCAATCCTTCTTCTTTCTTCTTTATCGTCTTTTCGTCAATGTTCTTGATACGTTCGCAACCCGATGCTCTGTATTATGGAAAATCTGATGGACCTCTTAGTTACAATTTCTATGCTAGATCTTGCCCTCAATTGGCCATGATAGTGAGTCGTGGTGTTTGGGCTGCATTCCAAAATGACAACAGAATCGGTGCTTCCCTCCTCCGGTTACACTTCCATGATTGTTTCGTAGAC GGATGTGAAGGTTCTGTGCTTCTGGATGACACTAAAGAATTCAAGGGGGAAAAGAACGCTGGACCCAACCGGAATTCTGTTAGAGGATTTGACGTTATTGACAACATAAAGGCTGAGTTAGAAAAATGTTGCCCCTCAACAGTATCCTGCGTAGACATATTGACTCTAGCGGCTAGAGATGCCGTTTTTCAG TCAGGAGGTCCTTTTTGGCCTGTTTCATTAGGTAGGCTGGATGGTTTTACTGCAGCCGAGAAATCAGCAAACGAACAGTTGCCATCACCTTTCGAACATCTAGATGCAATCACTGCCAAGTTTGTGGCAAAGGGTCTTGACATGAAAGACATGGTAGTTCTGTCAG GTGGCCATACTATTGGTTTTGCTCAGTGTTTCACTTTCAAAAGGAGGCTCTTCGATTTCAAAAACACTGGAAAACCGGACCCTTCCCTTGATACTTCATTTCTAACGAACTTGCAAGGTGCTTGCCCGAATGTGGCTAAATCAAACAGCAACTTAAATCCTTTGGATTTTCAGAGCATATACAGATTCGACAACCTGTATTTCAAGAACCTTGTCAATAACACTGGCCTGCTCGAATCTGATCAAGCTTTACTTGGAGATCCGAAGACTGCTGCACTGGTTAAGGATTATAGCAGAGACCCGTTTCTTTTCGCAAAGGATTTCGCTGCATCGATGATGAAACTTGGTAATATTGGTGTGCTTACTGGTCAAGCCGGAGAAATTAGGAAGAAATGTGGTTCTGTAAACTAG